In the genome of Montipora foliosa isolate CH-2021 chromosome 3, ASM3666993v2, whole genome shotgun sequence, one region contains:
- the LOC137997808 gene encoding NLR family CARD domain-containing protein 3-like, whose amino-acid sequence MASVPAPASFASSKETTNYARLCRLLVDVGTQALRDTFDTMHPPATLPKVLSSAHPTLLFLKKKVLNPTQWGKLYPTHPSSVSSASFDITLLMVLLRNICSLTPPASTGSWDKLPLPGENSPEANIARIKYYRNQVYAHASQASVDDATFNMLWQDISNALLGLGSGATYSSAISCLKTECMDPVVEEHYRKLLKEWKIDDESTKEKLESLEEMLKQWKSNEDSTKDMIGEVQDILKRLETNEGCSKDTLKQTHEMSKHLKEKLSEVEEMLKQWKSNEDSTKDMIGEVQETLQQLKSQGASSITKPGETEDILKKLETDVGSSKDTLKEIHEMLKQLKSQGDSSNTKHGENEDAYGPAADLIDDIRQLYRGREGWLAPFPWCEEFRFHLDNIFTRLKMVSRKKERGVKTDSIVNMLEIFKPHEECPQPRKVLIEGQPGMGKTTYCNKIAYDWAKNCKADDSFPDLQVLLLLKCKDINSELREAIDDQLLPKDMKKEEREKFFTFVWEHQSKVLLVLDGLDELPTHKLSVYKEIIQGRMLSKCYLVVTARHEAGIKVRECCDTLLEVEGFTENDAEDFIRKYFKTETHLAEKLLDKLRTDTSLSGITANPLNTALLCLLCENFQGDLPKGRTLLYHEIVQCVLRKYRRKKELPETDEDLTQLYHTELKDLGFIALNGLLNDEMYFNDSAIKNSTSSLIPELGFLSAQAGRSKLRPSRCYGFLHKSFQEFFAAFYLSCQLVNEEINPDGLVADTRYFEKFKQVLMFTCGILAQQCEAKAMALMASIASQINQSNWEETFDYLWIALNCVKECEKEQGTFGKELARSLGSLLEIEYICCRQQIGDSGAAILAHAMATNSTVTTLYLSRHIIGDSGAAALAKAVEINSTLTELILDYNEIGDSGAAALAKAVEINSTLTRLTLDYNEIGDSGAAALAKAVEINSTLRELDLFKNGISGSGAAALAKAMEINSTLTQLYLSGNSIGDSGAAALAKAVEINSTLRELDLSGNGIRDSGVAALAKAVESNSTLRHLYLSGNSIGDSGAAALAKAVEINSTLTKLPLSKNRIGDSGAAALAKAVGISSTLRELNLSRNGISDSGAAALAKAVGISSTLRELNLSLNGISDSGAAALAKAVEINSTLTKLCLSANRIGDSGAAALAKAVGISSTLRELRLSQNGISDSGAAALAKAVEINSTLRKLDLFKNGISDSGAAALTKAMEINSTLEHLDLSGNEIGDLGVAALAIVRTF is encoded by the exons ATGGCATCTGTTCCAGCTCCAGCTTCATTTGCCTCGTCAAAGGAGACTACCAACTATGCCCGTCTATGCCGGCTTCTAGTGGATGTGGGAACCCAGGCCCTGAGAGACACCTTTGACACAATGCACCCTCCAGCTACTCTTCCCAAGGTTTTGTCATCAGCTCACCCTACATTACTGtttctgaaaaagaaagttttgaATCCCACACAATGGGGAAAGCTTTACCCAACTCATCCTTCATCTGTGTCATCAGCCAGCTTTGACATTACACTTCTGATGGTACTGCTGAGAAATATATGCAGTCTCACTCCTCCTGCCAGTACTGGAAGCTGGGACAAGCTTCCTCTCCCTGGTGAAAACAGTCCTGAGGCAAACATTGCGAGGATCAAGTATTACAGAAACCAAGTTTATGCTCATGCAAGCCAAGCTTCTGTTGATGATGCAACATTCAATATGTTATGGCAGGATATAAGTAATGCCCTACTTGGCCTTGGATCTGGAGCAACTTATTCCAGTGCAATCAGCTGCTTGAAGACTGAGTGCATGGATCCTGTTGTTGAGGAGCATTATCGAAAGTTGCTGAAGGAGTGGAAGATAGATGATGAGAGTACAAAAGAAAAGCTTGAAAGTTTAGAAG AAATGTTAAAGCAGTGGAAGTCAAATGAAGACAGCACCAAGGACATGATTGGAGAAGTACAAG aCATCCTGAAAAGGCTTGAAACCAATGAGGGCTGCAGCAAAGACACACTAAAACAGACACATG AAATGTCAAAGCATTTGAAGGAGAAGCTCAGTGAGGTAGAAG AAATGCTAAAGCAGTGGAAGTCAAATGAAGACAGCACCAAGGACATGATTGGAGAAGTACAAG aaACACTCCAGCAGTTGAAGTCGCAGGGAGCAAGTTCGATTACTAAACCTGGAGAGACTGAAG ACATCCTGAAGAAGCTTGAAACAGATGTAGGCAGCAGCAAAGACACACTAAAAGAGATACATG AAATGCTGAAGCAGTTGAAGTCGCAGGGAGACAGTTCGAATACTAAGCATGGAGAGAATGAAG ATGCTTATGGGCCAGCGGCGGACTTAATCGATGATATTCGACAACTGTACAGAGGGCGTGAAGGATGGCTTGCGCCATTCCCGTGGTGCGAAGAGTTTCGATTCCATCTTGACAACATTTTTACCAGGCTTAAAATGGTCAGCAGGAAAAAAGAACGAGGGGTGAAGACTGACTCCATTGTCAACATGTTGGAAATCTTCAAACCGCATGAGGAATGTCCACAACCCAGAAAGGTTTTGATTGAAGGACAGCCAGGCATGGGAAAGACAACCTATTGTAACAAGATTGCTTACGACTGGGCCAAGAACTGTAAAGCTGATGATTCATTTCCTGATCTCCAAGTATTGCTGTTGTTGAAATGTAAAGACATTAACTCTGAGTTACGGGAGGCTATTGATGACCAGCTTTTACCAAAAGAcatgaagaaagaagaaagagagaaattcTTCACCTTCGTTTGGGAACATCAGTCAAAAGTATTGCTGGTACTTGACGGTTTGGATGAGTTGCCAACCCATAAATTATCCGTCTACAAAGAAATCATTCAAGGAAGAATGCTTTCAAAATGTTACTTAGTGGTTACAGCTCGGCATGAAGCTGGGATAAAAGTACGGGAATGCTGTGACACCCTGCTAGAGGTCGAAGGATTTACCGAAAACGATGCTGAAGATTTTATCCGAAAATACTTCAAAACCGAGACGCATTTGGCGGAAAAGCTCTTGGACAAGCTGCGCACAGACACAAGCCTTAGCGGAATAACTGCAAATCCGTTAAATACAGCCCTTCTTTGCCTCCTTTGCGAAAACTTCCAAGGAGATTTGCCGAAAGGTAGAACTCTGCTTTACCACGAAATAGTGCAGTGTGTGCTGAGAAAGTATAGGAGAAAGAAAGAATTACCAGAAACGGACGAAGACCTAACACAATTATACCACACTGAACTGAAggatcttggttttatagcatTGAATGGGTTGCTCAATGATGAGATGTATTTCAATGACAGTGCAATCAAGAATAGTACCAGCAGCTTAATACCTGAATTGGGATTTCTGTCAGCTCAGGCTGGACGCAGCAAACTTAGACCAAGCCGGTGCTATGGCTTTCTACATAAGAGCTTTCAGGAGTTCTTCGCTGCATTTTATCTAAGTTGCCAGCTTGTCAATGAGGAAATTAATCCTGATGGCTTAGTTGCTGACACAAGATATTTTGAGAAGTTTAAACAGGTGCTTATGTTTACCTGTGGTATCTTGGCTCAGCAGTGCGAGGCAAAAGCCATGGCACTTATGGCAAGTATAGCAagtcaaattaaccaatcaaattgggAGGAGACTTTTGACTACCTATGGATTGCATTGAATTGTGTTAAGGAATGTGAAAAAGAACAGGGTACCTTTGGAAAAGAACTGGCGCGTTCTCTTGGTTCGCTTCTTGAAATTGAGTATATTTGTTGTCGACAGCAGATAGGTGACAGTGGCGCTGCTATACTGGCTCACGCAATGGCAACAAACTCAACGGTGACAACGTTGTATTTGTCTCGCCATAtaatcggtgactcaggtgctgctgcactggctaaagcagtggaaatcaattcaacgcttACAGAGTTGATTTTGGATTACAATgaaatcggtgactcaggtgctgctgcactggctaaagcagtggaaatcaattcaacactgacaAGGTTGACTTTGGATTACAATgaaatcggtgactcaggtgctgctgcactggctaaagcagtggaaatcaattcaacactcAGAGAGTTGGATTTGTTTAAGAATGGAATCAGTggctcaggtgctgctgcactggctaaagcaatggaaatcaattcaacactgacaCAGTTGTATTTGTCTGGCAATAGtatcggtgactcaggtgctgctgcactggctaaagcagtggaaatcaattcaacactcAGAGAGTTGGATTTGTCTGGCAATGGAATCCGTGACTCAGGTgttgctgcactggctaaagcagtggaaagcAATTCAACACTGAGACACTTGTATTTGTCTGGCAATAGtatcggtgactcaggtgctgctgcactggctaaagcagtggaaatcaattcaacactgacaAAGTTGCCTTTGTCTAAGAATagaatcggtgactcaggtgctgctgcactggctaaagcagtgggaATCAGTTCAACACTCAGAGAGTTGAATTTGTCTCGGAATGGAATcagtgactcaggtgctgctgcactggctaaagcagtgggaATCAGTTCAACACTCAGAGAGTTGAATTTGTCTCTGAATGGAATcagtgactcaggtgctgctgcactggctaaagcagtagaaatcaattcaacactgacaAAGTTGTGTTTGTCTGCGAATagaatcggtgactcaggtgctgctgcactggctaaagcagtgggaATCAGTTCAACACTCAGAGAGTTGAGATTGTCTCAGAATGGAATcagtgactcaggtgctgctgcactggctaaagcagtggaaatcaattcaacactcAGAAAGTTGGATTTGTTTAAGAATGGAATcagtgactcaggtgctgctgcactgactaaagcaatggaaatcaattcaacactgGAACACTTGGATTTGTCTGGCAATGAAATCGGTGACTTAGGTGTTGCTGCACTGGCCATTGTCAGAACGTTTTGA